The window GTCTGCCGGCGGCATCGCATCAGCGACCCTCCTGACCAAATGCGGAGTCTCAATGAACCGTAACAAACTTGGGATCCTTTTGCTGGCGTTACTTGTTGTTTGCTCCTTCTCTTTGAGTGCAGTAGCAAACACATTTACTTTCTCAACCGCATCTGGGGCGACGAACGGCGGTGGTGATCCCGTCAACGCCTCAGTAATCTTTAACACAGGTTCTGGGACGCTGACCATTGATCTGTCAAACGGGCTAACCGCCGCTCAAATGAAAAATGTCGGCCAGAATCTCAGTGATCTGTTCTTCACTCTGAATAACACAACCAGTTCGGGGTTCGTCTCATCCTCGTCCGCAACATTCGTTAACGTGGCCGGTAACGGCACAGCGTCCCCGATCACCGTCACGGGCACCGACCCGGTTGGCTGGGCTATTACAAATTCAGGCGGTACTTACCACCTGAATGGCCTGGCGGGCGCAGCATTCACGCCGGCTCACACGATCCTCGGTGGAGTGGTGGGCGATACCTCCTACCCCAACGCGAACAGTTCGATAGCGCACGACCCACCGGGGGACCCCCACAACCCATTCGTTCAGGGTACCGGTCATTTTGTATTGTCGATCGCGGGGATCAACGTAGACACCACTATCAGCAACGTACAGTTCTCTTTTGGCACTACAGCTGGAGACAATGTTCCAGGCACGCCCGGTGTCCCCGTTCCCGAGCCCGGCAGCATGATGCTGTTCGGAACCGGCTTGCTCGGTGTTGCTGGCGTCATCCGTCGCAAACTCTCTCGCTAACATTCGGACTCCAAACTATCAAGCCGCCCTTCAGGGCGGCTTTTCTCTTTGTCACATGCATCGCAACCGCAACAGGTTCGAGGCAGAACTTAGCACATTAAGTGCAAATCGTTGCGCACTCTGGCCCGGGATTGCCATTAATCCTGGGTAAGAATCAATAGCTTACGATCGTATTCTCGGGGAAGCTTAATTGCTCAAATCAGGCAAAGCGAATTATCCAAGCTGATCGTTATCGGCACTACGATCGAACACTCTCGTCCCCCATTTTGAGTAGAAATCTGAG of the Terriglobales bacterium genome contains:
- a CDS encoding PEP-CTERM sorting domain-containing protein, translated to MNRNKLGILLLALLVVCSFSLSAVANTFTFSTASGATNGGGDPVNASVIFNTGSGTLTIDLSNGLTAAQMKNVGQNLSDLFFTLNNTTSSGFVSSSSATFVNVAGNGTASPITVTGTDPVGWAITNSGGTYHLNGLAGAAFTPAHTILGGVVGDTSYPNANSSIAHDPPGDPHNPFVQGTGHFVLSIAGINVDTTISNVQFSFGTTAGDNVPGTPGVPVPEPGSMMLFGTGLLGVAGVIRRKLSR